In the genome of Solirubrobacterales bacterium, the window GATGCCCGGCCGCCCCGTACTGGTAGTTGCGACCGGCAGTGACCGCGTTCTCGTCCATGCCGTCCCCGATGAACAGAATCACGTTTCGGACCGGGCCGGACTTGAGCTGCGCCCGGATGTTCGGGGTCTTGTCGGTCGGGTCCTTCTTCGCCTTCTTCGCCGCGAATCCGATCGCTCCGCCACCGACCAGAAAAACGGCGAGCAACGCCACCAGCAAACGCTTCCTGTACTTCATCTCCCTGAACCCTCCCTGGGCATCGGTACGGCGTCGGTTCTGTCCCGGCACCTTTTCCAAGCGCCAAGTCTACCGGTTGCCTGCCGCTGCCCCGGTAGTTCAGCCCAGAATCATGCAGGTGGAGGTCGCCGTGGCCAGCAGACGACCGGACTTCGGCTCGTAGAGGCGGGCATCGGCGGTCGCCTGCCGCCTGCCGCGATAGGTGACCTCCCCGGTGCAGTGAACGGTTCCGGTCGCTGTGGCAATCGCCCGCAGATACTTGGCTTCGAGTCCGAGCGAGGCGTACGGCACCCCGGCCGGGAGGGTGGTGTGGACCGCGCAGCCAGTCACCGAGTCGAGCAGGGTCGCGGCAAAGCCACCGTGGACGATGCCGATCGGGTTGTAGTGCTCCTCGCCCGGGGTGGCGGCGAAGGTGACCTTGCCCTCCTCGACCTCGACCGGCTCCATGTTCATCAGCACCGCGATCGGTGCCGGCGGGATCTCCCCGGCGGCCATCGCCCGCATGTACTCAAGTCCGCTCATCTCCAGACCACGGGCAGCGGTCGCCACCGGGTCCTGCCAGGTGAGCGTGGCCGAGCGCGTGGCTTCAGGCATCGAGTCGGCCAGGGAGGCCGCCTGCTCCCTGGCCGTCATCGGTTCGCTCAATGTGAGGCGCTCCGCTCGAGCCCACGGCTACGGTCGTCGTCCGCCCCGACCTGTGGTGCCGGGTACGTCAGGTCCGCGAGGATCTCGCTGTCGGTGAGCTTCACCCGGGGTGCAGCCAACTTGAGTTTGAGGGGGTTCTTTTCCTTGAGTTTCATCTGGACCTCCCATCGGGGGGATCGGGTCGGTTTCATGGAGAAACCCTGTGCTGAAAGAGAACCTAGAACACTCAGTTGCGTGACGCAACCTAGTGTGCGTCACCTCACAGTTGCTTCAAGCGACTGACGGTGGCACAATCGTTTCGTGCTGTACCACGACTATCCGGGGCAGGAATGCTCGATCGCGGCTTCGCTGGAAGTGGTCGGCGAGCGCTGGTCGCTCCTGATCATCCGCGACGTGCTCCGCGGACGACGTCGGTTCGACCGGATCCAGTCCTCGCTCGGGATTGCCCGCAACGTCCTCACCAAACGCCTCAACCGGCTGGTCGAGGCCGGGATCCTCGAGAAACGTGCCTACCAGTCGGGTCCGGAGCGCTTCGAGTACTTCCTCACCAACAAGGGCCTTGATCTCTGGCCGGTACTGATGTCCCTGGTCGAGTGGGGCGACCGGTACTGCGACTCCGGCACCGGCCGGGCGCTGCGAATCGTCCACAAGAACTGCGGCGGCGAGGTGGACGGCCGCAGAATCTGCGAGAAGTGCGGAGCCCACCTGACCGTTCAGGACGCCGAGTCAGTCCCCGCCTGACCCACCAACGCCGCACCGCATGGATCCGGCGAGTCCTGTGGTTGGGTCGGGTGGTGGGGATCTCGTTGCCCTTCCCCAGCCTCGGGGTCTGTTCCACCAGCGTCTCTCCGGCGGGTGGCCGGGTTTTTTGCTTTTCGCACCGAGCGGGAGCGAAACGCGGACAGGACCCGCCGGCCGCCAAGGCCGGTCCATCGCGGTCAACCTGAACTTGCATACCGCTGCCGGTCCGCTCGGCGCAACCCCGGCCTTGACCGCGGGACGTTCGGGTTCGTTCGAGCCGTAAGGTTCCGGGCATGAATTTTGATCTGACCGACGAGCAGCGCCTGCTCCAGGAGACGGTTCGTGACTTTGCCCGCAGCGAGGTCGCGCCGGTCGCCGAGGAGCTTGACCGCACCAAGACCTTCCCCTACGAAATCGTGGCGAAGATGGCCGGGATGGGCCTGATGGGGATCCCCTTTCCCGAGCAGTACGGCGGGGCCGGGGCCGACATCCTCTCCTACGCGCTGGCGGTCGAGGAGCTGGCCCGGATCGACTCCTCGGTCGCAATCACGATGGCTGCCCACACCTCGCTCGGCACCACCCCGATCTACAACTGGGGCACCGAGCAGCAGAAGGACGAGTGGCTACCACAGCTCTGCTCCGGCCAGAAGCTGGCCGCCTTCGGCCTGACCGAGCCGGAAGCCGGGTCAGACGCCGGTAACACCAAGACCCGGGCGGTACTGGACAGCGGCGAGTGGGTGATCGACGGCGCCAAGCAGTTCATCACCAACTCCGGCACCGACATCTCGGCCCTGGTCAGCATCACCGCGGTCACTGGTGAACGCCCCGACGGACGGCCCGAAATCTCGAACATCATCGTGCCCAACGGCACCCCAGGCTACGAGGTCGATCCGCCCTACCGCAAGATGGGCTGGCTCGCCTCCGACACCCACCCCCTCACCTTCGCCGGCGCCCGGGTTCCCGAGGAGAACCTGCTCGGCCCCCGGGGCGAGGGCTTCAAACAGTTCCTGCAGATCCTCGACGGCGGCCGGATCGGCGTGGCCGCGATGTCGGTCGGGGTTGCTCAGGGGGCGCTCGACGAGGCGATCAAGTATGCGCAGGAACGTCAGGCCTTCGGCCAGTCGATCTCGAGGTTCCAGACGATCCAGGCAAAGATCGCCGACCTCTCATCCCAGCTCGAGGCCGCCCGCCTGCTTACTTACAAGGCGGCGATCATGAAGGACCGCGGCGAGAACTTCACCCTCACCGCCGCCCAGGCGAAGCTGATCACCGGCCGGCTCGCGGTCCGGGCGACCGAGGAAGCGGTCCAGATCCACGGCGGCTACGGCTTCATCGAGGAGTACCCGGTCTGCCGTTTCTACCGGGACGCCAAGATCCTCAC includes:
- a CDS encoding PaaI family thioesterase; the encoded protein is MSEPMTAREQAASLADSMPEATRSATLTWQDPVATAARGLEMSGLEYMRAMAAGEIPPAPIAVLMNMEPVEVEEGKVTFAATPGEEHYNPIGIVHGGFAATLLDSVTGCAVHTTLPAGVPYASLGLEAKYLRAIATATGTVHCTGEVTYRGRRQATADARLYEPKSGRLLATATSTCMILG
- a CDS encoding helix-turn-helix transcriptional regulator, producing the protein MLYHDYPGQECSIAASLEVVGERWSLLIIRDVLRGRRRFDRIQSSLGIARNVLTKRLNRLVEAGILEKRAYQSGPERFEYFLTNKGLDLWPVLMSLVEWGDRYCDSGTGRALRIVHKNCGGEVDGRRICEKCGAHLTVQDAESVPA
- a CDS encoding acyl-CoA dehydrogenase family protein yields the protein MNFDLTDEQRLLQETVRDFARSEVAPVAEELDRTKTFPYEIVAKMAGMGLMGIPFPEQYGGAGADILSYALAVEELARIDSSVAITMAAHTSLGTTPIYNWGTEQQKDEWLPQLCSGQKLAAFGLTEPEAGSDAGNTKTRAVLDSGEWVIDGAKQFITNSGTDISALVSITAVTGERPDGRPEISNIIVPNGTPGYEVDPPYRKMGWLASDTHPLTFAGARVPEENLLGPRGEGFKQFLQILDGGRIGVAAMSVGVAQGALDEAIKYAQERQAFGQSISRFQTIQAKIADLSSQLEAARLLTYKAAIMKDRGENFTLTAAQAKLITGRLAVRATEEAVQIHGGYGFIEEYPVCRFYRDAKILTIGEGTDEVQQMVIARALGC